cacgtttattccggagaagggaggaaaatggcagcccaacatgtaatgaatgatatcgatcaaccaaccatgcttgaatatatcttggcctccgtgcgttggctctttgccgtcaattgagatcggtttgctcacactcctgtcccacatgtcaatgatatgccaagaggaggtgcgttgaccgactagccatacgcgtacttggttttgcaccttcatactactcctccctccgtcacagtttacagggcgcgcttcattatgatgcatttctctcaatgcatttccaccaccagagagactttagacgcgtttggtttaatgctcaattaattagggcgtggtaaccgcaatcaagccaacaattttctctccatgtactatactactacggagtggagtaagtgcatgcatgtgtgtacccggggtggaagcactgcatgcatgtgtgtacgcattattccctctagtaatagacgccgtgctataactaccaatgctatttttcaggccgatcgctagtcgccttggtcccacagatttttttttcttttttctgaagcgcgctgtataaacagtgacggatggagtagtatgagcggattcaaagaagagcgtattgatggttgcttcttcagagcaacttaccgtgggaaaggtggggcttatgatttgactgctcgttactcactattaatgcggcgcaacgaccgggctgagtctcccatgtggttgtgcactaccccctcggttcttaaatatactccagagtatttgtctttctagagatttcaacgagtgactactcaaatatttgtctttttagagatttcaaatggactggcacatacggatgtatatagacatattttagagtgtagattcactcattttgctccgtatgtagtcacttgttgaaatcactagaaagaaaaataaaacaacTTGTCATGATGCCTTGAATTGGTCATACAAGCCAATAAAAAAATTAGGTTCATTTGAGTGATGTTGAGAAACAACGTGCTATCAAACGGCGCCTTCTGGCTTACCCGGACAACCTACGTTGCATATGTTGTTTTTTGGGACATTCTTGATATGACCACGACGTTTGCTAGCAGGTGGGCCTGCCTATAGTAAGCATCTATGCTAAGTTTGGAAAATATATTTAAAATCATAATTTAGGTAGGTACTTAAAACTGTTTTTAAGTTTTTAACATAACTAATAAATAATAAGGGACAAAATTGAAAACTATAAAGGCTTTTAAAAAAACATTTAATAAATGGTTGAAGGAAAGATAATTTAAAATCATAATTTAATCACCTGGTCCGATCTCATCAACAACTTCACCGTGTCAGTTCACAACGCACCCTCGGTCGGCAGTGGCTACGAGCTTGTACAATAAAGAACGTAAGGAGGCAAGCACATGGATACCAGACTTGAAGCTAATATTATGGTGAATACATAATACGCGTGATATGAGAATAAGAATCCTATGATTTTAGAGATGGGAATGAAGCAAATATTTATGTAGTTGGAAACATGTTATACCGACCAATGAAGCATGTTAATTTTGAGTTGATGTGGAGGCAAAATTTGAGCGTAGTTTTGGTGCACTGCAAATGAATAGAGACGAAGTTTTTTGGTGTCTTTTTAGTTGCACAGGAAGTAATTTTTGGTAACATTGGATACAAATTTCGCTAGATTGATTATTTTCCTTTAAAATCTTGAATTAGTTTTCTAAGATTTATTTTGCTTCCTTAAATCAGTGATTTGTTTCCCAACTCACATGATCTATGGGCAGTTATTAGTTTCCACCAATCACATAAGGAAAAAGCTTTGCTGGCGCACGTTCTATGCCTTCCAATCGGATTTGTGTGTCAGTTTCTACAAATCGAATGATGACGAAGTATTTCGCCTAAAAAAAAGAATGATGACGAAGTGGTCTGATCTGATCCCTAGCGTTTCTCTTTTTTTAGCGTCACATCTGCCGTAGGTAGCACAGCAGCCCGAGGTGTCCCAGTTGGTTCTGCGAGGATGGATACTGAGAGGTAACGAGTACGAATCTCACTACCAGCAGCTATTTTTGAATGTTAAGGAAAATATTAATGGGCGAGCCCAGGACGCGAGAATGTTAAAGAAAATATTAATGGGCCGAGCCCAGGATGCGTGGGGGCCTGTTGAACAAACATATGGCGTATACGCCTCAGCGGGCAACCTATCGTAcatttaaaaatggatacaataTGTGAAATGTCTGTACTACCCTTTATACGTTTTAGAGGGGGGTTGTACCGAAGCGGTTCCCATTTATTTATTACAAACCACAATGCTTAAACTGCTGGAGACTCCAGCTTTTACAACACAAGAACCAACCACACCACAGCGACCAACAGAAACAGCAAGGGCAACAGCAAACTTACAGCAAGCAAGCAGAACGACAAGGTCAGTCGTACTTCACTCCAACTGTGAACTGATTGGGGTGCCTCCCACTCTCCGTCTTTAGCTGCTCCAGAGTTCGGTCCAGCGCAGGGTTCCCTCTCTTACCTGCGAGCTGCACCTCTTTAAGGCTTGTCAAGTGCTCAATGCCCACAATGCTCTTCTCACTCCAGTTGTCAAAATTCAGTGAAAGTTTCTCGAGCTTTGTCATGGATCCTTCCTCGAATTTGCAGACTCTGGGCATTTCCTGATCACAGGTCCCTCTGAGATTCTTGAGCGCTGGAAAGTTGTGCACAGCGCGTGCAACCAACTCTAGACCGGTGTAGCAGTTCCGCTGCATCCAGATGCTCTTCAGGTTGGGCAACTTACACAGAACCCCAAATAGTTGGTCATTGATAAAGTGTGCCCATGACATGTGAAACTCAACAAGATATGTGAGCGATTCGACCCAGTTGGGCAATTTGTCAATGCCACCAGCGATCCTGAGGATTTGGAGGAGGCGTGGCGGCGACGGGAGCTCAAGGAGAAAGTTAAATGCATTCGCCTCATAACTCAAGGTGCCCATGTCGAGCGATCGGAGAGAGTGTGTCCTACTCAGGGACAGGGCAAGCTCTTCAAGAACCTTGGGACCATTGGGCTTCTCACAATCGACGTAGATACTTAACCTTTGCAAATTTTCTAGTTCACCTACCTCTTGGGCAACCTCAACAGCATCATCTTCCAGCAATACCCAGCCCACCTCCCGCAGTGCCTTCATTTTCCAGAGACCCTGGGGTGGCTTCCACATGGTAGACCAAACACATCCTTCTGGGAGAAGAACAAGCGCTCAAGTTTCTCTAGTTTTATCACAGTTTCTGGGAGTCCAGCAATGCCCGTGGTACGTACATCAAGTGTCTGCAAAAGCTCCAGATCACAGACTTTTGTAGGCAGCACACTGATATCTGTACCTCTCAGGGACAAATACCTTAGAAGGTACATCCGACAGATGTGGCCCATATGCTTGTTTTCTACACCCTTGCAGTCTTCCAGGTCTAGTACTCTCAGCAGAGTGAACTCACCCAGACGATCAAGCAGCTTGTTCCCAGCGCCGGTCCTGGAGTTTTGGAGGCCCCGGGGCGAACTCAAATGAATGGGCCCAGTGACAGCATTGGAGGAAAAAAATTGATTCCATACATTGATTACATTTTTTTTGCAAAGCTATAATAAACAACAGTAATTTTCCTTGGTAAATAACACTCCAAGTCATAAATATTAATTTCATACTTTAggtgtaaatcaaacatcatagAAGTCACAGAGCATAATAAAAAAGAATGACATACTAGCGAACCTCCAAGCCTTCAGTAAT
This sequence is a window from Aegilops tauschii subsp. strangulata cultivar AL8/78 chromosome 7, Aet v6.0, whole genome shotgun sequence. Protein-coding genes within it:
- the LOC109772113 gene encoding disease resistance protein Pik-2-like → MWKPPQGLWKMKALREVGWVLLEDDAVEVAQEVGELENLQRLSIYVDCEKPNGPKVLEELALSLSRTHSLRSLDMGTLSYEANAFNFLLELPSPPRLLQILRIAGGIDKLPNWVESLTYLVEFHMSWAHFINDQLFGVLCKLPNLKSIWMQRNCYTGLELVARAVHNFPALKNLRGTCDQEMPRVCKFEEGSMTKLEKLSLNFDNWSEKSIVGIEHLTSLKEVQLAGKRGNPALDRTLEQLKTESGRHPNQFTVGVKYD